In Nocardia sp. NBC_00403, one DNA window encodes the following:
- the rarD gene encoding EamA family transporter RarD produces MQRSRSVPGVVFGAGAFLIWGLFPAFFGLLGFAGPAEVVAQRILWTLILVVGVLVVNGRLREMRGIDAKTWRLAAVASTALSLNWGVYVYGVTSGHVVECALGYFINPLVTVAFGVLIFRERLARAQWAALGLGALAVAVLTVDYGRPPIIALALACSFAIYGLVKKVIALDALRGIAAEGLVAAPFALAFVVVLMVSGRSEFGSGAGHTALMVSTGPITLVPLLLFAVAAQRVPLSTMGLLQYLTPALQMAWGVAVAHEPMPASRWAGFALIWAALAIFTTDALRRARNGRRNPKAGAMTPAPTHTPDA; encoded by the coding sequence GTGCAGCGAAGCAGGTCGGTCCCAGGTGTTGTGTTCGGCGCAGGCGCGTTTCTCATCTGGGGCCTGTTCCCCGCCTTCTTCGGGCTGCTCGGGTTTGCCGGTCCGGCCGAGGTGGTCGCACAGCGGATCCTGTGGACGCTGATCCTGGTCGTCGGCGTGCTCGTGGTCAACGGCCGGCTACGCGAGATGCGCGGGATCGACGCGAAGACCTGGCGGCTGGCCGCGGTGGCCTCGACAGCGCTGTCGCTCAACTGGGGTGTGTACGTGTACGGGGTCACCTCGGGGCACGTGGTGGAGTGCGCGCTCGGCTACTTCATCAACCCGCTGGTGACCGTGGCATTCGGCGTGCTCATCTTCCGGGAGCGGCTGGCCCGGGCGCAGTGGGCCGCGCTCGGTCTCGGCGCGCTCGCGGTCGCGGTGCTGACCGTCGACTACGGCAGGCCGCCGATCATCGCGCTCGCGCTGGCCTGTTCGTTCGCGATCTACGGATTGGTGAAGAAGGTGATCGCGCTCGACGCGCTGCGCGGCATCGCCGCCGAGGGCCTGGTCGCCGCGCCGTTCGCGCTCGCGTTCGTCGTCGTGCTGATGGTGTCGGGTCGCAGCGAATTCGGTTCCGGTGCGGGCCATACCGCGCTGATGGTGTCCACCGGTCCGATCACCCTCGTTCCGCTCCTGTTGTTCGCCGTTGCCGCGCAGCGCGTTCCGCTGTCCACCATGGGGCTGCTCCAGTACCTCACTCCGGCTCTCCAGATGGCCTGGGGCGTCGCCGTCGCCCACGAACCCATGCCGGCATCCCGCTGGGCCGGTTTCGCGCTGATCTGGGCGGCCCTGGCCATTTTCACCACCGACGCACTGCGCCGCGCCCGCAACGGCAGGCGAAATCCGAAGGCCGGCGCCATGACGCCCGCACCGACCCACACACCCGATGCGTAG
- a CDS encoding HAD-IC family P-type ATPase, giving the protein MSITVQATGATGLTTAQVAQRRIDGLTNDVPDRASRSVREIVRANVFTRINAILGVLFILILATGSIIDGMFGLLIVANSAVGIIQEIRAKRTLDQLAIVSQAKPTVRRDGKSLELAPREVVLDDLIELGPGDQIVVDGTVEESAQLEVDESLLTGEADPVDKRIGAQVMSGSYVVSGSGAYRATKVGRDAYAAKLAEEASKFTLVKSELRSGIDTILKVITYLLIPAGLLSVYNQLFSSKESWRPAVSGMVAALVPMVPEGLVLMTSVAFAVGVVRLGRRKCLVQELPAIEGLARVDVVCADKTGTLTENGMRLSDIKVLDDADDAEVRKALAALAADDPRPNASVQAIGEELPDGPGWQHTAVAPFSSAKKWSGYSYGEHGDWLLGAPDVLLDPTSDDARVAEELGSCGLRILLLARSDRAVDAPDAPGVVTPAALVVLEQKIRPDARETLEYFAGQDVSIKVISGDNAVSVGAVASSLDLPGGDHAVDARELPDGRDELADVLERETTFGRVRPDQKRAMVGALQSRGHTVAMTGDGVNDVLALKDSDIGVAMGAGSPATRAVAQIVLLDNKFATLPYVVGEGRRVIGNIERVSNLFLTKTVYAVLLAFLVGLAGVGSQIFDYAPIPYPFLPRHVTIAAWFTIGIPAFILSLAPNNERARTGFVPRVLRLAIPSGVVIGIATFVSYLIAYAGPHASEQQKEQAGTTALITLIMIAVWVLAIVARPYVWWKIVLITASVVAYLFLFTVPFTRHFFKLDPSNIRLTTAAIICGAIGIALVEAAWWISAALQGQRGQLLPATPSGGARQLDI; this is encoded by the coding sequence ATGTCGATAACCGTGCAGGCAACGGGCGCCACCGGACTGACCACGGCGCAGGTCGCGCAACGTCGCATCGACGGGCTGACCAACGACGTCCCGGACCGGGCCAGCCGATCGGTGCGCGAGATCGTCCGGGCCAACGTCTTCACCAGGATCAACGCCATTCTCGGTGTGCTGTTCATCCTGATCCTGGCCACCGGGTCGATCATCGACGGCATGTTCGGCCTGCTGATCGTCGCCAACAGCGCGGTCGGCATCATCCAGGAGATCCGCGCCAAGCGGACCCTGGACCAGTTGGCCATCGTCAGCCAGGCCAAACCGACGGTGCGTCGCGACGGCAAGTCGTTGGAACTCGCGCCGCGCGAGGTGGTGCTGGACGATCTGATCGAGCTCGGGCCCGGCGACCAGATCGTGGTCGACGGCACCGTCGAGGAGTCCGCGCAGCTCGAGGTCGACGAATCGCTGCTCACCGGTGAAGCGGACCCGGTGGACAAGAGGATCGGCGCGCAGGTGATGTCGGGCAGCTACGTGGTGTCCGGCAGCGGTGCCTACCGCGCGACCAAGGTCGGTCGCGACGCCTATGCGGCGAAGCTGGCCGAGGAGGCGAGCAAGTTCACCCTGGTGAAATCCGAGCTGCGCAGCGGCATCGACACGATTCTGAAGGTCATCACCTATCTGCTGATCCCCGCGGGGCTGCTGAGCGTGTACAACCAGCTGTTCTCCAGTAAGGAGAGTTGGCGGCCCGCGGTCAGCGGCATGGTCGCGGCACTGGTGCCGATGGTGCCGGAGGGCCTGGTGCTGATGACCTCGGTCGCCTTCGCGGTCGGCGTGGTCCGGCTCGGTCGGCGCAAGTGCCTGGTGCAGGAGCTGCCTGCGATCGAGGGTCTGGCCAGGGTGGATGTGGTGTGCGCCGACAAGACCGGCACGCTGACCGAGAACGGGATGCGGCTGTCGGACATCAAGGTGCTCGACGACGCCGACGACGCCGAGGTGCGCAAGGCGCTGGCCGCCCTGGCCGCCGACGATCCGCGCCCGAACGCGAGCGTGCAGGCGATCGGCGAAGAACTGCCCGACGGTCCCGGCTGGCAGCACACCGCGGTCGCCCCGTTCTCCTCGGCGAAGAAGTGGAGCGGGTACTCCTACGGCGAACACGGCGACTGGCTGCTCGGCGCTCCCGATGTGCTGCTCGACCCGACATCCGACGATGCCAGGGTCGCCGAGGAGCTCGGCTCCTGCGGCCTGCGGATCCTGCTGCTGGCACGCAGCGACCGCGCCGTCGACGCTCCCGACGCTCCGGGCGTTGTGACACCCGCCGCGCTTGTGGTGCTCGAACAGAAGATCCGGCCCGACGCTCGCGAGACGCTCGAATACTTTGCCGGCCAGGACGTCTCGATCAAGGTGATCTCCGGCGACAACGCGGTGTCGGTGGGCGCGGTGGCCTCCTCGCTCGACCTCCCCGGCGGCGACCACGCGGTCGACGCCCGCGAATTGCCCGATGGCCGTGACGAGCTCGCCGACGTCCTGGAACGCGAAACCACTTTCGGCCGGGTGCGTCCAGACCAGAAGCGAGCCATGGTGGGCGCCTTGCAGTCTCGCGGTCACACCGTCGCCATGACCGGTGACGGCGTGAACGACGTACTCGCGCTGAAGGATTCCGATATCGGCGTCGCGATGGGGGCGGGTAGCCCCGCGACTCGCGCGGTCGCGCAGATCGTGTTGCTGGACAATAAATTTGCGACGCTGCCGTACGTGGTGGGCGAGGGTCGTCGGGTCATCGGCAACATCGAGCGGGTGTCGAACCTGTTCCTCACCAAGACCGTGTACGCGGTGTTGCTCGCCTTTCTCGTCGGGCTTGCCGGGGTGGGTTCGCAGATCTTCGACTATGCGCCGATCCCGTATCCGTTCCTGCCCCGGCATGTCACGATCGCGGCCTGGTTCACCATCGGTATCCCGGCGTTCATTCTGTCGCTGGCGCCGAACAACGAGCGGGCCCGCACCGGCTTCGTCCCTCGGGTGCTGCGACTGGCCATTCCCTCCGGCGTGGTGATCGGCATCGCGACCTTCGTGTCCTACCTGATCGCCTATGCCGGACCGCATGCGAGCGAGCAGCAGAAGGAGCAGGCGGGCACCACGGCGCTGATCACGCTCATCATGATCGCGGTGTGGGTGCTGGCCATCGTGGCGCGGCCGTACGTGTGGTGGAAGATCGTGCTCATCACGGCGTCGGTGGTGGCGTACCTGTTCCTGTTCACCGTTCCGTTCACCCGCCACTTCTTCAAGCTCGACCCCTCGAACATCCGGCTCACCACCGCGGCAATCATCTGTGGCGCCATCGGTATCGCGCTCGTCGAAGCCGCCTGGTGGATCAGTGCGGCACTGCAGGGACAGCGGGGCCAACTGCTTCCTGCCACCCCCAGCGGCGGCGCCCGACAACTGGACATCTGA
- a CDS encoding PhzF family phenazine biosynthesis protein encodes MEVLLHQIDAFADAPFSGNPAAVMPLSAWLPDALLQNLAEENNLAETAFYTAQLPPDAGARPGEWPVFHLRWFTPTLEVNMCGHATMAAAAQVLEDIHPGEDRVSFFTRSGWLHVDRTDDDEYVLDLPALESREIEPDPVLIDALGVRPVRAFTGFDEVIVLGSEQEVRDAHPNFAAFPPLAFDAVITARGESSDIVSRVFGPDLGVIEDPVTGSAHAQLVPLWTRELGRTELTARQLSHRGGSMRCELVGNRVLLIGRCRRYLDGVVTIPD; translated from the coding sequence ATGGAGGTACTGCTGCACCAGATCGACGCGTTCGCTGACGCACCGTTCTCGGGCAACCCAGCCGCGGTCATGCCGCTGTCGGCGTGGCTGCCGGATGCGCTGCTGCAAAATCTGGCCGAGGAGAACAACCTCGCCGAAACTGCCTTCTACACCGCGCAGTTACCCCCGGACGCCGGCGCGCGACCGGGGGAGTGGCCCGTATTCCACCTGCGCTGGTTCACTCCCACCCTCGAAGTGAACATGTGCGGCCACGCCACCATGGCAGCGGCGGCTCAGGTTCTCGAAGACATCCACCCCGGTGAAGACCGGGTGAGCTTCTTCACTCGCAGCGGCTGGCTACATGTCGACCGGACCGACGACGACGAATACGTGCTCGATCTGCCCGCGCTCGAATCCAGGGAGATAGAGCCCGATCCGGTGCTGATCGACGCACTCGGTGTGCGCCCGGTGCGCGCGTTCACCGGATTCGACGAGGTGATCGTCCTCGGCTCCGAACAGGAAGTGCGCGACGCCCATCCGAACTTCGCGGCCTTCCCGCCGCTGGCATTCGACGCGGTCATCACCGCCCGCGGTGAGTCCTCCGATATCGTGTCCCGGGTCTTCGGACCGGATCTCGGAGTGATCGAGGACCCGGTCACCGGATCGGCACACGCCCAGCTGGTTCCGCTGTGGACCCGCGAACTCGGCCGCACCGAGCTCACCGCCCGCCAACTATCCCATCGCGGCGGCAGCATGCGCTGCGAGCTCGTCGGCAACCGTGTGCTGCTCATCGGCCGTTGCCGCCGCTACCTCGACGGTGTGGTGACGATACCGGACTGA
- a CDS encoding RluA family pseudouridine synthase, with amino-acid sequence MRETRTMPVPDGLDGMRVDAGLSRLLGLSRTAVAAMAEEGSVQLDGIAAGKSDRLVGGAWLEVEFPEPKRELTIEAEAVEGMTILYADDDIVAVDKPVGVAAHPGVGWHGPTVVGGLAAAGYRISTSGAHERQGIVHRLDVGTSGVMLVAQSERAYTVLKRAFKQRTIDKRYHALVQGHPDPSSGTIDAPIGRARGNDWKFAVTADGRPSITHYDTVEAFQAASLLDIHLETGRTHQIRVHFSAIRHPCCGDLTYGADPRLAERLGLERQWLHARALGFNHPADGRYLEITSEYPADLKNALDILRNA; translated from the coding sequence ATGAGGGAAACCAGAACCATGCCGGTGCCCGACGGGCTAGACGGTATGCGCGTCGATGCGGGGCTCTCACGGCTGCTCGGCCTGTCGCGCACCGCGGTGGCCGCGATGGCCGAGGAGGGCTCCGTGCAGCTCGACGGCATCGCCGCGGGCAAGTCAGATCGACTCGTCGGCGGCGCCTGGCTGGAGGTCGAGTTCCCGGAACCGAAGCGGGAACTGACGATCGAGGCCGAAGCCGTGGAGGGCATGACCATTCTGTACGCCGACGACGACATCGTCGCGGTGGACAAGCCGGTCGGCGTCGCCGCCCATCCCGGGGTCGGCTGGCACGGGCCGACGGTCGTCGGCGGACTCGCCGCGGCCGGTTACCGTATCTCCACTTCCGGCGCACACGAACGCCAGGGCATTGTGCACCGGCTCGACGTCGGTACCTCCGGGGTGATGCTGGTCGCGCAATCCGAGCGGGCATACACGGTGCTCAAGCGCGCCTTCAAGCAGCGCACCATCGATAAGCGGTATCACGCCCTTGTGCAGGGACATCCGGATCCGAGCAGCGGCACCATCGACGCCCCCATCGGCAGGGCTCGCGGCAACGACTGGAAATTCGCGGTCACCGCCGACGGCCGCCCGAGCATCACCCACTACGACACTGTCGAGGCGTTCCAAGCGGCCAGCCTGCTCGACATCCACCTGGAAACCGGCCGTACCCACCAGATCCGGGTGCACTTCTCCGCGATCCGGCACCCTTGCTGCGGTGACCTGACCTACGGCGCCGACCCGCGCCTCGCCGAACGCCTCGGCCTGGAACGCCAGTGGCTGCATGCCCGCGCGCTCGGCTTCAATCACCCCGCCGACGGCCGGTATCTGGAGATCACCAGCGAGTACCCGGCGGACTTGAAGAACGCGCTCGACATCCTGCGCAATGCCTGA
- the lspA gene encoding signal peptidase II, translating into MSDDRPTEKDPTGDSAQVARKGTADQAAPPTEPTPSTPELSTEAAAAAPLRLRTLLIIAAVLLGLDLLTKTIAVAQLEPGKPVSIIGDFARLSLVRNPGAAFSMATGMTWLLTLVAACVVIGVVRIGRTLRSLWWAIGLGMVLGGALGNLVDRVFRAPGPLQGHVVDFVAIGWWPVFNVADSAIVCGAILLVVLTVFGFEPDGSRTGRGGDTATEGDVPDGSDSESKPKNTGQENAA; encoded by the coding sequence GTGAGTGACGACCGGCCGACCGAGAAAGACCCCACTGGCGACAGCGCGCAGGTGGCTCGAAAGGGCACTGCCGACCAGGCGGCGCCACCGACAGAACCAACGCCATCGACTCCCGAGCTATCGACCGAGGCTGCGGCGGCCGCACCGTTGCGGCTGCGGACCCTGCTGATCATCGCGGCGGTGCTGCTCGGGCTGGATCTGCTCACCAAGACGATCGCGGTCGCCCAGCTGGAACCCGGCAAGCCTGTGTCGATCATCGGCGATTTCGCCCGTCTGTCGCTGGTGCGCAATCCGGGCGCGGCGTTCTCCATGGCCACCGGCATGACCTGGTTGCTGACGCTGGTCGCTGCGTGCGTGGTGATCGGGGTGGTCCGCATCGGGCGCACGCTGCGCTCGCTGTGGTGGGCGATCGGGCTCGGCATGGTGCTCGGCGGCGCGCTCGGCAACCTGGTCGACCGAGTATTCCGGGCACCGGGCCCGCTGCAGGGACACGTGGTCGATTTCGTCGCGATCGGCTGGTGGCCGGTCTTCAATGTGGCCGATTCCGCGATCGTGTGCGGCGCCATCCTGCTGGTGGTGCTGACGGTGTTCGGGTTCGAACCCGACGGCAGTCGGACCGGACGCGGTGGCGACACCGCGACCGAAGGGGACGTGCCGGACGGCAGCGATTCCGAGAGCAAGCCGAAGAACACCGGACAGGAGAACGCGGCATGA
- a CDS encoding VOC family protein produces the protein MSDVKPVPDGYPVVSPGLAIDGAAAAIDFYKQIFGASERMRMPGPDGKIAHCELMFGSSVVMLGDPAPDMGFLDPKTVGGTPVNLHVYVADADAAYTAALAAGAKQLTPIADQFYGDRSGSFEDPWGHRWTVATHIEDVPPEEMDRRMAEMFGTS, from the coding sequence ATGTCCGATGTCAAACCTGTTCCCGATGGATATCCGGTGGTCTCGCCCGGATTGGCTATCGACGGCGCTGCGGCGGCCATCGATTTCTACAAACAGATTTTCGGCGCGTCGGAGCGGATGCGCATGCCCGGTCCGGACGGCAAGATCGCGCATTGTGAACTGATGTTCGGCAGTTCGGTCGTCATGCTCGGGGATCCCGCTCCCGATATGGGTTTCCTCGACCCGAAGACCGTCGGCGGAACTCCGGTCAATCTCCACGTCTACGTCGCGGACGCCGACGCCGCCTACACCGCCGCCCTAGCGGCCGGTGCCAAGCAGCTCACCCCTATCGCCGACCAGTTCTACGGTGACCGCAGCGGCTCGTTCGAAGACCCGTGGGGGCACCGCTGGACCGTGGCCACCCATATCGAGGATGTCCCGCCGGAGGAGATGGACAGGCGTATGGCCGAAATGTTCGGTACTTCCTGA
- a CDS encoding QcrA and Rieske domain-containing protein: MTIDEFILRRRTVVAGAGAVAAAAALTACSTYGKSESAAAPAPKPATAAAPGPNAAAGQPNPNAITNTADVPVGGGVISGDTVVTQPSAGTFVGLSSVCTHAGCKVADVSGGTINCACHGSKFGLDGSVVNGPATQPLAAKNVHVEGDSVVLG; the protein is encoded by the coding sequence ATGACGATCGACGAATTCATCCTCCGGCGACGCACTGTGGTGGCCGGCGCGGGCGCGGTGGCCGCCGCGGCCGCGCTCACCGCGTGCAGCACCTACGGCAAGAGCGAATCCGCGGCGGCACCCGCACCGAAGCCCGCGACCGCAGCGGCACCCGGCCCGAATGCCGCTGCGGGGCAACCCAACCCGAATGCCATCACCAATACTGCAGATGTCCCGGTCGGTGGCGGCGTGATCAGCGGCGACACCGTGGTGACGCAGCCGAGCGCAGGCACCTTCGTCGGCCTTTCCTCGGTCTGCACGCATGCGGGCTGCAAGGTGGCCGACGTCTCCGGCGGCACCATCAACTGCGCCTGCCACGGCAGCAAGTTCGGCCTGGACGGCTCAGTGGTGAACGGGCCCGCGACCCAACCCCTCGCCGCTAAGAACGTTCACGTCGAGGGCGATTCGGTGGTGCTGGGGTAA
- a CDS encoding DUF6529 family protein codes for MRIQPSAAAAIVVPLLIGAAVATALGVYGKVHDPRFFSVNVAGFSSPMAVKTWLATLATALALFQFASALSMYGKIRGFAPSWIGVAHVWSGRLAVLASVPVAVHCLYAMGFQDYQTRVLLHSLFGCFFYGAFVAKMLLLTRKGLPGWVIPVAGGLTLSGLVGIWLTSALWFFQHNGITF; via the coding sequence GTGCGGATCCAGCCGAGCGCAGCGGCGGCGATCGTCGTCCCGCTGCTGATCGGCGCGGCCGTCGCGACAGCGCTCGGCGTGTACGGGAAAGTTCATGACCCACGGTTCTTTTCGGTCAATGTGGCCGGATTCTCCAGCCCGATGGCGGTGAAGACCTGGCTCGCCACGCTCGCGACCGCCTTGGCGCTGTTCCAATTCGCTTCCGCGCTGAGCATGTACGGCAAGATCCGCGGCTTCGCGCCATCCTGGATCGGCGTGGCCCACGTCTGGTCGGGCCGGCTTGCCGTGCTCGCCAGTGTGCCGGTCGCGGTGCACTGCCTGTACGCCATGGGGTTTCAGGACTATCAGACCCGGGTGCTGCTGCACTCACTGTTCGGCTGCTTCTTCTATGGCGCCTTCGTCGCCAAGATGCTGCTGCTGACCAGAAAGGGCCTGCCCGGCTGGGTGATTCCGGTTGCGGGCGGCCTGACGCTCAGCGGCCTGGTCGGCATCTGGCTCACCTCGGCACTGTGGTTCTTCCAGCACAACGGCATCACCTTCTGA
- a CDS encoding BTAD domain-containing putative transcriptional regulator: MRFGVLGPLTVWTAAGTVVPIPGAKVRALLADLLVNGGQPVSADRLVDDIWADDPPGNPAGTLAAKASQLRRALEDAEPGGRELVVSPPPGYRLGGTDVDALHFRSLVATARATTDTATRVQALTEALGLWRGPAYADFRDATFAEPAIAQLEEQRLVAVEELAEARLSLGEYREVAGDLAAFVREHPLRERLRAGYLRALYGAGRQAEALDSYEDLRRQLADELGLDPSPELVALHRSILGQELQLAAPRPETVLRRRNSNIPAQRTELIGRDGDLIRLRDTVSATRLVTLTGPGGVGKTRLALAAAAGLTERFPQGAWLVELAPLQPTATDGSTWLAEAVSQVLGIRAGDGADPAELLCEALADQELLLVLDNCEHVVDYAADLAELLLGAAPKLHILATSREQLRLPGEDIVVVEPLTVPTRDADLIELEQSSAVKLFLTRARASARDFVLDTDTAAPVATLCRRLDGIPLALELAATRVRALGVHEMVARLDDRFRLLATGHRGAPPRQQTLTAMIDWSWGLLDNDERAVLRRLAVHAGGCTLDAAETVCAEGIDGDTTTTRLELSTVADVVARLVDRSLVHATGRRFRLLESVAAFSMDRLAEAGEAAAAARAHHRYYLLLAERASPELYGADQQRWLHRLDSEDANLRAALDGFVRANDADHALRLVNALAWYWLLRGRLNEARRWFDAALALGGAPEHRAPALAWNTGLAFQQGEFTDGAAQRAAVFAVYDTVDDPAGRARAELFLAFSALESGDLPELEALVRRALPVCEQLGDRWGIAAAHVALAKSAHSRVDLTALEHNAHSAARIFAEIDDRWGRLQAAEWLGGLAELTGDLTVATDIHTEALGLAQELELWGQVCTHLCWLGWITMQHTDFDRATALGAQAQRIAAEHGYGPGRLFASVVLAFAARRDGKPDVAEHILRELLALTPPDAEETPLFLPMLQVELGYLLEQRGEPAAALDLHLAAFDGAQRIAAPRDTAFALAGLATDTAGLGEYDAAAHLLGAAEAVRLANGIALLPAERPDIDGPTSTVRAALGDPAFTAAHAAGAKLTPGAARALAAASAPTPRPTVAADHG; encoded by the coding sequence ATGCGTTTCGGAGTGCTCGGTCCGTTGACGGTCTGGACGGCGGCGGGCACGGTCGTCCCCATTCCGGGCGCCAAGGTGCGGGCGCTGCTAGCAGACCTGCTGGTCAACGGCGGACAGCCGGTCTCGGCGGATCGGCTCGTCGACGACATCTGGGCCGATGATCCGCCCGGAAACCCCGCGGGCACGCTGGCGGCCAAGGCGTCGCAGCTACGGAGGGCGCTCGAGGATGCCGAGCCCGGTGGCCGCGAGCTGGTGGTGTCGCCACCACCCGGCTATCGCCTCGGCGGCACCGACGTCGACGCGCTGCATTTCCGTTCACTGGTGGCCACTGCCCGTGCGACCACGGACACGGCCACGCGCGTCCAGGCGCTCACCGAAGCGCTCGGTCTGTGGCGCGGCCCCGCATACGCCGACTTCCGGGACGCAACCTTCGCCGAACCCGCCATCGCCCAGCTGGAGGAACAGCGGCTGGTCGCTGTCGAGGAACTCGCGGAGGCGCGACTGTCACTCGGCGAATATCGCGAGGTGGCGGGCGATCTCGCGGCCTTCGTGCGCGAACACCCACTGCGCGAACGGTTGCGCGCGGGATATTTGCGTGCACTCTACGGTGCGGGCCGCCAGGCCGAGGCGCTCGACAGCTATGAGGACCTGCGTCGACAGTTGGCCGACGAACTGGGCCTCGACCCGAGTCCGGAACTTGTTGCTCTGCACCGCTCGATTCTGGGGCAGGAGCTCCAGCTCGCCGCGCCGCGACCGGAAACAGTACTGCGGCGGCGCAATTCCAATATCCCGGCCCAGCGCACCGAGCTGATCGGCCGCGACGGGGATCTGATTCGGCTGCGCGACACCGTTTCCGCCACCAGGCTGGTGACGCTGACCGGCCCCGGCGGCGTCGGCAAGACCCGGCTCGCGCTCGCCGCGGCTGCCGGACTGACCGAACGGTTTCCTCAGGGCGCCTGGCTGGTCGAGCTGGCGCCGCTGCAACCGACCGCGACCGACGGGTCGACCTGGCTGGCCGAGGCGGTGTCGCAGGTGCTCGGCATCCGAGCCGGCGACGGCGCCGATCCGGCGGAGCTGCTCTGCGAGGCACTCGCCGATCAAGAACTGCTGCTGGTCCTCGACAATTGCGAACACGTCGTCGATTACGCGGCCGACCTCGCCGAACTGCTGCTCGGCGCCGCCCCGAAGCTGCACATCCTCGCCACCAGTCGCGAGCAGCTGCGACTGCCCGGTGAGGACATCGTCGTGGTGGAGCCCTTGACCGTGCCGACCCGCGACGCCGATCTCATCGAGCTCGAACAGTCCAGCGCGGTAAAGCTTTTCCTGACCCGGGCCCGTGCGAGCGCCCGCGATTTCGTCCTCGACACCGACACCGCCGCACCGGTCGCCACCCTGTGCCGCAGACTCGACGGCATCCCCCTGGCCCTGGAGTTGGCTGCGACCCGGGTGCGGGCGCTCGGTGTGCACGAGATGGTTGCCCGGCTCGACGATCGTTTCCGGCTGCTCGCCACCGGACATCGCGGCGCCCCGCCACGCCAGCAGACCCTCACCGCAATGATCGACTGGAGCTGGGGTCTGCTCGACAACGACGAGCGGGCAGTGCTGCGCCGACTGGCTGTGCATGCGGGCGGCTGCACCCTCGACGCCGCCGAAACGGTGTGTGCGGAAGGGATCGACGGGGACACCACCACTACCCGGCTCGAGCTGTCTACGGTCGCGGATGTTGTTGCGAGACTGGTGGATCGGTCGCTGGTACACGCAACGGGCAGGCGGTTTCGGCTACTCGAGTCGGTGGCGGCGTTCAGCATGGATCGACTGGCGGAGGCGGGCGAAGCGGCCGCGGCGGCCCGGGCCCACCACCGGTATTACCTGCTGCTGGCCGAACGGGCTTCGCCGGAGCTGTATGGCGCGGACCAGCAGCGATGGTTGCATCGACTCGACAGCGAGGATGCGAATCTGCGGGCCGCACTGGACGGATTCGTGCGGGCGAATGATGCGGACCATGCGCTGCGGCTGGTGAATGCGCTGGCCTGGTATTGGCTGCTGCGCGGGCGGTTGAACGAGGCGCGGCGATGGTTCGATGCCGCACTCGCACTGGGTGGTGCGCCCGAGCATCGCGCACCGGCTCTCGCGTGGAATACCGGGCTCGCGTTCCAGCAAGGCGAATTCACCGACGGTGCCGCGCAGCGCGCCGCGGTGTTCGCGGTTTATGACACCGTCGACGATCCGGCGGGGCGGGCTCGCGCCGAGCTGTTCCTCGCCTTCTCCGCGCTGGAGTCCGGCGACCTGCCGGAGCTGGAAGCACTGGTGCGCCGTGCGCTTCCGGTGTGCGAACAGCTCGGTGACCGCTGGGGTATCGCGGCCGCGCACGTGGCGCTGGCGAAATCCGCGCACAGCCGGGTGGATCTGACCGCGTTGGAGCACAATGCCCACTCAGCGGCGCGGATCTTCGCCGAGATCGACGACCGCTGGGGCAGACTACAGGCCGCCGAATGGCTCGGCGGCCTCGCGGAACTGACGGGCGACCTGACCGTCGCCACCGACATCCACACCGAGGCGCTCGGCCTTGCCCAGGAGCTGGAACTGTGGGGCCAGGTGTGCACCCACTTGTGCTGGCTGGGCTGGATCACCATGCAGCACACCGACTTCGACCGCGCCACCGCGCTCGGTGCGCAGGCGCAGCGAATCGCGGCCGAACACGGCTACGGTCCCGGCCGCCTCTTCGCCTCGGTCGTGCTCGCCTTCGCCGCCCGGCGTGACGGCAAACCCGATGTCGCGGAACACATCCTGCGCGAACTGCTGGCACTGACCCCGCCCGACGCCGAAGAGACGCCGCTGTTCCTCCCCATGCTCCAAGTCGAACTCGGTTATCTCCTCGAACAGCGGGGCGAGCCCGCGGCCGCACTCGACCTCCACCTCGCCGCCTTCGACGGCGCCCAACGCATCGCCGCCCCACGCGACACCGCTTTCGCCCTGGCCGGATTGGCCACCGACACCGCCGGCCTCGGCGAATACGACGCCGCCGCACACCTTTTGGGTGCCGCCGAAGCCGTCCGCCTGGCCAACGGCATCGCCCTGCTCCCCGCCGAACGCCCGGACATCGACGGCCCGACCAGCACCGTCCGGGCAGCCCTCGGTGATCCCGCATTCACCGCAGCCCACGCGGCGGGCGCGAAACTGACACCGGGTGCAGCGCGGGCGCTTGCCGCCGCCTCGGCACCGACACCGCGACCCACCGTCGCCGCCGACCATGGCTGA